In Mesoplasma florum L1, the DNA window GAAGAAAATCAGCTCTTGATACATTCTCACTTCCTGGTAAATTAGCGGATTGTGAAAGTAAAGATCCAGAAATCGCTGAACTTTACTTAGTCGAAGGGGATTCAGCCGGAGGTTCAGCAAAAACTGGACGTAACCGTAGATTCCAAGCTATCTTACCTTTAAGAGGGAAAGTATTGAACGTTGAGCGTGTTGCTGAAGTTAGAGCTTTTGCAAATAATGAGATTAAATCAATTGTTACAGCAATTGGTACAGGTATTAAAGAAGATATTGATTTATCAAAATTAAGATATGGAAAAATTGTTATTATGACTGATGCCGATGTCGATGGTGCTCATATTCGTACTTTATTATTAACATTCTTTTACAGATACATGAAACAATTAGTTGTTGATGGTCACGTGTACATAGCACAACCACCGCTTTATAAAATTGAAGCAGGTAAAAAAGTTGCTTATGCATATAGTGATGTTGAACTTGAAGAATTAAAAGCAGGTGACTTTAAAGATTCAAGATTTACAATTCAACGTTACAAAGGACTTGGAGAAATGGATCCAATCCAATTATGAGAAACAACAATGGACCCTGAAAAACGTACAATGTTACAAATTAAATTAGAAGATGCTGCAATCGCTAATGAAGTTTTCTCAGACTTAATGGGAGAAGACCCAGAACTAAGAAGAAATTATATTCAAGAAAACGCAGAGTTTGTTGAAAACATTGACTTCTAGACAAAGAATAGAAAAGGTGAATTAAAATGAGTGAAAAAAACTTAGAACATAACCACGGTATTATCAAGGGTATTGATATTGCTGCTGAGGTTAGAAAAGACTTTTTAGAATATTCAATGTCTGTTATTGTTAGTCGTGCGCTTCCAGACTTGAAAGATGGTTTAAAACCTGTTCACCGTCGTATTATTTATGCGATGAATGACTTAGGTATTACTGCAGATAAACCACACAAAAAATCAGCACGTATTGTTGGGGAAGTTATTGGTAAGTACCACCCCCATGGTGATACAGCTGTTTATGATTCAATGGTAAGAATGGCTCAAGACTTTTCATACCGTTACCCATTAGTTGATGGACATGGTAACTTTGGTTCAATCGATGGTGATGGAGCTGCTGCTATGCGTTATACCGAAGCTAGATTAGCTAAAGTATCAAACTTCATCATTAAAGATATTGATATGAACACCGTTCCTTTTGTTGATAACTATGATGCTAGTGAAAGAGAACCTGCTTATTTAACAGGATACTTCCCTAACTTATTAGCCAATGGAGCTATGGGTATTGCTGTTGGGATGGCAACAAGTATTCCACCCCACAACTTAAGAGAAGTAATTAGTGCAATTCATGCTTTCATTGATAATAAAGACATTACAATTGATGAAATTTTAGATAACCACATTATGGGACCAGATTTCCCAACAGGTGCGTTAATGACAAATGGAATCAGAATGCGTGAAGGTTATAAAACTGGTAGAGGTGCTGTAACTATTCGTGCTAAAGTAGCTCTTGAAGAAAATGATCGTCATGCAAGATTTATAATTACTGAAATTCCATACCAAACTAATAAAGCTAAATTAATTGAAAGAATTGCTGAATTGGTTAAAACAAAACAATTAGAAGGTATCTCAGATATTCGTGATGAATCTAACTATGAAGGTATCAGAATTGTTATTGAATTAAGACGTGATTCAAATCCAGATGTTGTTTTATCTAAGTTATATAAATTTACTAACTTACAAACAACATATTCATTAAACTTATTATCATTACATAATAACATTCCTGTGTTATTGGATTTAAAATCAATTATTAAACATTATGTTGATTTCCAAATCAATGTAATTATTAAACGTTCAATTTTTGAAAAAGATAAAATTGAAAAACGTTTCCACATCTTAGAGGCTTTAGATACTGCATTAGATAACATTGATGCTATTGTTAATATTTTAAGAAACTCACCAGAGTCAAACGAAGCTAAAATGAAATTAACAGAAGCGTTTGGATTTGATGAAGAACAAAACAAAGCTATCTTAGATATGAGATTACAACGTTTAGTTGGATTAGAACGTGGAAAAATTCAACAAGAAATGGCTCAAATCAAAGAAAGAATTGATTATTTAACATTATTAATTTCTGATGAAACAGAACAAAACAATGTTCTTAAAAATCAATTATCTGAAATTGCTGAAAAATTCGGTGATAACAGAAGAACTGAAACAATTGATGAAGGATTAATGGACATCGAAGATGAAGAATTAATTCCTGATGTTAAAACAATGATTCTTTTAAGTGATGAAGGATATATCCGTCGTGTTGATCCAGAAGAATTTAGAGTTCAAAAACGTGGTGGTAGAGGAGTTAGTGTTAACTCATCTAATGAAGACCCAATTGTAATTGCTACAATGGGTAAAATGCGTGACTGAGTATTATTCTTTACTAATTCAGGAAAAGTATTTAGAACAAAAGCATATAACATTAGACAATACTCACGTACAGCACGTGGATTACCAATTGTTAACTTCTTAAATGGATTAACAGCTGGAGATAAAATTACAGCTATTCTTCCATTAAGAAATGTAAAAGAAAAAATGAATTACTTAACTTTCATTACTGAAAAAGGAATGATTAAAAAAACAGATATTTCATTATTCGACAATATTAACAAGAATGGTAAGATTGCTATTAACTTAAAAGAAGATGATCAATTAGTAACAGTATTTGCAACAACTGGAGAAGATACAATTTTTGTTGCTAATAAATCAGGAAAAGTTATTAGAATCCAAGAAAATATTGTTAGACCACTTTCAAGAACAGCATCAGGAGTTAAAGCTATTAAACTTGATGAAAATGATGTTGTGGTTGGAGCAGTTACTTCATTTGGAATTGAAAACATAACAACTATTTCATCAAAAGGAAGCTTCAAGAAAACAAATATTGATGAATATAGAATTTCAGGCCGTAATGGAAAAGGAATTAAAGTAATGAACCTAAATGAAAAAACAGGTGACTTTAAATCAATTATTGCAGCTAGAGAAACTGATTTAGTATGTATTATTTCAACTGATGGAAACTTAATTAAAACTAAAGCATCAGACATTCCTGTTTTAGGAAGAGCTGCGGCGGGAGTTAGAGGTATTCGTTTAAGTGAAGGTAATAAAATTCAAGCAGTAATGCTTGAGTACCGTAAACATGGAGAAGAAAACCAAGAATTCGAAGAAGATTAAAAAAGAGGGCAACCTCTTTTTTTTATAAAGTATTTCGATAAAAACGAAATACTTTATAATTTTAAGATGCTAAAAGAAAAAGCTTTATATTATGGGAAAATATTCCAGAAAGGAAATAGTTATATGGAAATAAAAATATATGCTCCTGTTGATTGTGAAGTTTTAACTATTGATAAATGTTCTGATAAAGCTTTTTCACAAAAACTATTAGGAGATGGGCTTCTTATTAAACCGAAAAAAGGTAACTTTACTTTGCCGTTTGATGAAGCTAAAACTATTATGGTATTTGATACAAAACACGCATATGGTTTTGACATTAGCGGTGTTGGTATTTTAATACATTGTGGGCTTGAAACAGTAAACTTAAATGGTGAACCATTTTCAACAAGTCTGCAACCAAACCAAACGGTTAAAAAGGGCGAAAAAATATTTGATGTTGATTTAAAAATTTTGAAAAACAAAAATATTTCTTCAGAAACTCCAATCGTATTTGATAAAAATGTAAAAATAAAAAATTTAAGGGAAGGTTCATATAAACAAGGTGAATTAATTTGTAATATTGAATTTTTAAATGAGAATAAAGATCAAGAAATTAAAATTGATTCATTAGAAGATTTTTTTAATGTAAAAAATAAATATCAAAAAATTGCTTTTGATATTAATAAATGTGTTGGTAATAAAGAAAATTATAAAAATGTTTATAACTGTATGACAAGACTTAGATTTCAAATAAAAAACAAAGAATTAGTAAATGAAGAAGAACTTCAAAAAATTAGTCTTGTAAAACAACTTGTTTGAAATGGGGCAGAACTTCAGGTAATTATAGGGCAAGAAGTTTATAAAGTAAAAGATGAAGTTGTTGCCCAAAATGAATTTGTTGAATCTGTTGTTAAAGATGCCAATAAAGAAAAAAAATCAATTATTGGTAAATTTATGCAATTAATTGGAGGAACCTTAATTAGACAAATTCCCGTAATGACTGGGTGTGGAATCATTCAAGCTTTAATGGCCTTGTTGGTTATTGGGGGTATTATGCCTTCAATAGTTACATCAGGAACACCTGGTGAAGGACAAATATCTTTATTTGATCCTAATCTTAATGCAGGTTGAGTTGCCTTATTTATTATTGCTAGAAGCGCAACATACTTTGCAGGTATAGTTGTTGCATATTCAGCTAGTGAGTACTTCGGTTTAAATCCAATTTTAGGTATAACAATTGGTATTATTCTTTCATCTCCACTTATTTTCTTATATGGTGGTCCAAATGGAATTGGTGAGGAAAAACTTTGAATTAATTTAGGTGAATTAAATACAAACAACATACCATTTAATAATATAACTAGAATATTTAAGATAGCGCCGTTAGGGACGAAAGTATTTGTTATTATGCCTGTTATTTGAATTGCATCAAAAATTAACACATGAGTGTTAAAATGAATGCCAACAGCTTTAGATTTAATGTTTAGACCATTTATTTTATTCTTGGTTTGTTCACTTGTTGGATTCTTCTTATTTGCACCTGTTTGATATACTTTTGAAGCTTTATTTGGTGCACTTATGTATTATGTAACTAGTGCACCATTAGGTATTGGTGTAGGAATTTATGTAGGAATGTGACAACTTTGTGTTATTTTCGGATTACACGGTCCATTAGGAATAGCTGCTCAAGTTGAATATTTATCAAACGGAGGTTGATCATACCTTGCAATTGGTGGTTCAGTTTCAGTTTGAGCTCAAGTTGGGGCATTAATTGGAGTTGCTATTATAACAAGAGATAGTGTATTAAAAAATCAAGCTTGGGGAATGGTTCCTATGGGACTTTTAGGAATTACAGAACCAATACTTTATGGAATAAACCTTCCTAAAAAAAGACCATTAATAGCGGGTATAATGGCTGCATTTATTGCTGGAGCATTTATGAATTGAATGGGTGTTTCTATGAGAGCTCAAACCGGAATAGGTGTATTTGAAGCTATTGGATTCTTTGCTGATCCTACAATGGGAGGAACGGCAACTTTAGGTGGATTACAAAACGGATTATTCTATATTTTTGGTTGCCTATTATCAGTTGGTTCTGCAATTGGTATAACAATGTTAATTTATAAAGAAAGATTTGAAGAAAAATCTTTAGTTGCTAAAACAACAAGAAAAATGTTTAAATATGTTGTTAAAGAAAAAGATTTTGAAAAAGAATTAGCAAAAAACTTAAAAGAAAATCTTAATGAAATATCACAAACTTATACAAAAGAAGAAAATAAATTTATTAAGGAACAAGAAAAAAATATTCAACAATATTTAAAATTAGTTGCAAAAATAAATGAAAAAAATATTCAAAATGATGAAAAAATTGAAAAATGTTATAAAGAAGGAAAAAAAGCAATTAAATCAAATAATAATAGTAAAGCTTTATTAATGAAAGAAAAAATTGATTCTCTTTCAAAATTAGATCTATCAGATTTAGAAAGAGAAAAAAATGAATTAAAATCAAAAATAGACTTTAATGGAATTAATGAAATTAAAAATCAAAAACTAAAACTTATTAATGCTATTGTTGATAAAGTTGAAAAAGAAAATAATGTTGATTTATCAAAATATAAAAATGAATACTCAAAAGATGTTGATTCATTGTTATTAAATTATGCTTTATAGAGAGAATTAAAAAATGAAAAAATTAAATTTCCCAAAATCATTTTTATGAGGTGGAGCAACATCTGCTGCTCAAATAGAGGGTGCATGAAATATAGATGGTAAGTCACTCACTTTGCCAGAAATACAGCCCTTTATAGAGCTAAAAGATAAAAGTGATTTATCAAAATTACATAATGAAAGAAATATAATTTTTAAAAATGCTTTAGAAGGTAAGTTCGAAGGTCATTATCCAAAAAGATTTGGAATAGATTTTTATCATAGATATAAGGAAGATATTGCTTTATTCAAAGAAGCTGGAATGAACATATTTAGAATGTCTATTTCTTGGGCAAGAATATTCCCAAATGCATTCGATGAAAAACCAAATTTAAATGGCCTTAAATTTTACAGAGATGTGTTTGAAGAATGTAAAAAAAATAATATGGAAATCATGGTTACAATGAGTCACTTTGATTATCCTTTTGAATTAATGAAGTCAAACCCAAAAGGATGGCTAGATCCAAAAGTTAAAGAATTATTTTTAAAGTATGCAAAAACAATATTAGATGAGTATGCAGATATAGTTAAATATTGACTTCCTTTTAATGAAATTAATATAGGTGCTTTTGCTGTAGAGGCAGGCTTAGGTATTATGCCAGATAGCAAAAGAACTGAAGCAGAAACTAAAGAGCTTTCAATAAAAGGTCTTCATAATCTATTTGTTGCGCAAGCAGAAATAGTAAAGTATGCAAAAAAATTTAAAAATATTAAATTAGGTTGTATGATGGCAGATATGACAACTTATTCACTAGATTGCAACCCTGTTAATGTTCTTGCAAATATGAAGAGAGAACAAATACTTAAGTTCATGTTTTACGATGTAATGATCAAAGGAAAATATCCAGGTTACTTTAAAAATATCGTAAAAACATTGACTAATAAAGAAATAACTTTTGATGAAAATGAGTTAAAACTTTTAAAAGAAAATCCTCTTGAATTTATAAGCTTCAGTTATTATATGTCTAACACAGTTTCAACTGATCCAAATCAAGAAAAAACTCAAGGTAATTTAACATCAGCTGGAAAAAATCCGTTTTTGAAAGCAACAGATTGAGGATGACAAATTGATCCAATTGGATTAAGATATGTTTTAAATCAGCTATGAGATAGATATGAAGTTCCTTTATTTATTTCAGAAAATGGAATTGGTGTTTTAGAAACACTAAATGAAGAAAATGCAGTTAATGATGACTATCGTATAGACTATCTAAGTAAACATATTGAACAAATAGATTTAGCCCTAAAAGACGGTGTTGATGTTTTTGGATATACAATGTGAACTCCAATAGATCTTGTATCTGCAAGCACCTGTGAAATGGCAAAAAGATATGGATTAATATTTGTAGATTATGATGATTATCATAACGGGACTGGTAACAGATATCCCAAAAAATCATTTAATTGATTTAAAGAATTTATTAAAACAAAAGAAATTTAAAATAGTGCTCTTTAAGGGCACTATTTTATTTTATAATTATAAAAGAATAGAGGTTTTTATGAAAGAAAAAATGGCTTTTAGATTTCTTGAAGAAATAGCTGAACAAGATTTCAATTTAACTAATAAATTAATAGCTGAAACTTTATTAGAAAATGCTATGAAAGGTCATTTTTTAGCTCAAAAAGACGTTTGTGATAAATGCTTTGTATCTGCAAGTACAATAACTAAATTCTCTAAAACTTTAGGTTATGAAGGTTTTCGTGAACTTATATTTTCATTAAAAAATGAATATGACGTAATTGCTCAAAAGAAAAAAACAATTGATAAAATTAATATATTTGAATCCATTGAATCATGAATAATTAATTCTAAAAATTTTATTGAAAATTTAGGAAAAAATATAATTAATTCTAAAAGAATTAATATTTATTATTCTTATTGTTTAAAAAGCAGTGCAGAGTCTTTATATGAAACAATTCTTGGAATAAATAAAGATGTTTTTCTTATAAATCATAATCAAATATCAATAATTAATCATCAATTAAGAACAGGTGATATAAACATATTCTTAGTATCTGGAAAAGATAACCAAACCCTTCTGAAATACTATCAGTATATTTTGGCTAATCAAAAATCATCAAATTTTGTAATTGCTTCAAAACTAAGTAATTGAGTAGAAAAAAATAACGATTTTGCTATAACTTTTGATATTGGTGATGATTTTTCTCTTTCTTTATATAGAAATATAGCTCTTCAATGCTTGACATTAGAGTTGTTAAAATTAATAGTTTAAACTACTTTCTATTTTTAGAAGTATTTTTTTTATTTCTTTCAGAATATATAAATATATTGTTTTTAGGGATAATTAAATTAGAAGAGCTTTTATTAAAATATTTGTTCTTTCCACCATCTAAATAATTTAATAGATTGGTGTAAAAAATTAAATTAAAACGAAAAAAGAATTTTAAAAATATAAGAAATATTAACGTTTTATTATTTATGAAGGAGTAAGAAATGAATAAATTTCCAAAAGATTTTTTATGAGGTGCGTCAACAAGCGCTTATCAATTTGAAGGAGCTATTAAACAAGGTGGTAAAGTAAGTTCTATTATGGATAGATTTGACGAACAGCCGTCATATCCAAAAGGAATAACAGGTTTTAAAGAGGCTTCAGATCACTATAATCATTGAAAAGAAGATGTAAAACTTATGTCTGAAATGGGATTCAAATCATATAGATTTTCGATTTCATGACCAAGAATTATTAAAAATAAGGAAGGTGAAATTAATAAAGAAGGAATTAAATTTTATAATGATTTAATTGATGAACTTTTTAAACATAAAATTGAACCAATAGTGACAATGTTTCATTTTGATATACCAGATTTTATCCAAGAAATTGGTGGTGTATGTACTAACGAATTTACAAAACAATTTGAAATTTACTCAGAAGTTTTATTTAAAAATTTTGGTTCAAAAATTAAATATTGATTAACAATAAACGAATTGAATATGTTTGCTCTAGCAGGACAAATTATTGGTGTTGTCCCAAGCGATCAAAAGATTAATTCATGACAATTAATGCACCATTTAAATGTTGCACAAGCTAAAGCTATTGTATTGTGTAGAAAAATTTGTCCATCTGCAAAAATAGGGCCTGCGCCAAATATTTCAACTGTTTACCCAGATTCAAATAAACCATTAGACTATGTAGCAAAATTAAATTTAGACATGGTTAGAAATTGAGTTTACTTAGATATTGTTTGTAGAGGTGAATATAGTCCAATATTTATTAATGGATTAAAAAAAATGGGACTTGAAATTACTATCACGGAGGAAGAAAAACAAATTCTTAAAAATTCTAAACCTGATTTTATTGCATTTAATTATTATTCAACAATGACTGTTAAAATGCCTACTGAAGAAAGTTTAAAGAATACAAAAAAAGATCAACAACAAGGATTATCTATGCCAGGTTTTGGCGAAAGTGTTAAGAATGATAAACTTGAAAAAACTCAATTTGGTTGAGAGATTGACCCAGTTGGTTTTAGAAATACATTAAGAGAAGTTTATGACAGATATCAACTTCCAATCATGATAACAGAAAATGGAATCGGTGCAAGAGATGTTCTTGAAGAAGACGGAAAAATTCATGATAACTACAGAATAGAATACTATGAAAAACACATACAGCAAATGGCTCTTGCAATTGCTGATGGAGTTGAAATGATTGGTTACATGCCTTGAAGTGCTATCGACTTAGTTTCGACTCACGAAGGTATTTCAAAAAGATATGGATTTGTATATGTTAACAGAGATGAATTTGATTTAAAAGATATGAAAAGATATAAAAAAGATAGTTTTCATTGATATAAAGAATTAATTAAAAATAATGGTGAAAATATTTAGAGGAGATAGATACATATGACTAAAAAATTAGAATTTCCAAGCAATTTTTTATGAGGTGGTGCTACTGCAGCATCTCAAATAGAAGGTGCTTATAATGTAGATGGAAAATCTCTTTCTGCTATTGAAATGATACCGTTTATTGAATTAAAAGATAGAAAAGATTTATCACAAACAAGAAAGTTAACAACCCAAGATTTACTTGACTCTATTGAAAATAAAAAAGGTTTACATTACCCTAAAAGATTTGGAATAGACTTTTATCATAAATATAAAGAAGATATTGCTTTGTTTAAAGAAGCTGGAATGAAAGTGTTTAGAATGTCAGTTGCATGAACACGAATTTTTCCCAATGGAGATGAAACAGAACCTAATAGAAAAGGTCTAGAATTTTATAAAAACGTTTTTGAAGAATGCAAAAAACAAGGTTTAGAAATAATGGTAACTATAAATCATTTTGACATGCCTTTTTCAATAATTCAAAAATATGGCGGATGAAAAAATAGACAAGTAATTGATATGTATTTTAAATACTCAAAAACTTTAATAGACGAATTTCATAGCTATGTTAGATACTGATTACCTTTTAACGAAATCAATTTAGGTGTTTTATTTTCTGCAATGGGATTAGAGGGTAATAACGAAGAAAAAAGTTTAGCGGAAAGATTAGCAGGAACTTATCAGGATCTTCATAATCAATTTGTAGCGCAAGCAAAATTCATAGAGTATTCAAAAAAATTTAGTAATACAAAAGTTGGGTGTATGGTAGCAGATACAACAACATATGCAATTGATTGTAATCCAGTTAATGTTTTAGAAAATCAAAGAAAAGAACAAATGAAAAAGTTTTTTTACTATGATGTTATGACAAAAGGAGAATATCCAAGCTATTCAAAAAGATACTTTAAAGAAAATGGGATTAATATTGTTAAAGAAAAAACAGATGATGAATTACTTAAAAATAATACAGTTGAATTTTTATCATTCAGTTATTATATGTCTAGCACAATTGCTAAAGAAGAAGTTGAATTAACCGAGGGTAATTTAATGAAAATGGGAAAAAATCCGTTTTTAGTTGCAACTGAATGAGGATGACAAATTGATCCTATTGGACTTAGATATTGCTTAAATCAGTTATGAGACAGATATCATTTACCTTTATTTATTTCTGAAAATGGTATGGGTGTTTTAGAAACATTAAATGAAAATAATACTGTAGATGATGATTATCGAATTGAATATTTGAGTAGACACTTTGAACAAATGAGCGAAGCTATTAAAGACGGAGTAAATTTATTTGGATATACAATGTGAACACCTATTGATGTTGTTAGTGCAGGATCAAATGAAATGTCAAAAAGATATGGATTAATATTTGTAGATTATGATGATTATCATAGAGGAACAGGGAATAGATTTAAGAAAAAATCTTTTACTTGATTCCAAAACTTTATGAAAACAAGCGAAGTTTAAGGAGATAAAATGAAATATTATACTTTTGATATAGGTGGAACATCTA includes these proteins:
- a CDS encoding transcriptional regulator encodes the protein MKEKMAFRFLEEIAEQDFNLTNKLIAETLLENAMKGHFLAQKDVCDKCFVSASTITKFSKTLGYEGFRELIFSLKNEYDVIAQKKKTIDKINIFESIESWIINSKNFIENLGKNIINSKRINIYYSYCLKSSAESLYETILGINKDVFLINHNQISIINHQLRTGDINIFLVSGKDNQTLLKYYQYILANQKSSNFVIASKLSNWVEKNNDFAITFDIGDDFSLSLYRNIALQCLTLELLKLIV
- a CDS encoding glycoside hydrolase family 1 protein — encoded protein: MKKLNFPKSFLWGGATSAAQIEGAWNIDGKSLTLPEIQPFIELKDKSDLSKLHNERNIIFKNALEGKFEGHYPKRFGIDFYHRYKEDIALFKEAGMNIFRMSISWARIFPNAFDEKPNLNGLKFYRDVFEECKKNNMEIMVTMSHFDYPFELMKSNPKGWLDPKVKELFLKYAKTILDEYADIVKYWLPFNEINIGAFAVEAGLGIMPDSKRTEAETKELSIKGLHNLFVAQAEIVKYAKKFKNIKLGCMMADMTTYSLDCNPVNVLANMKREQILKFMFYDVMIKGKYPGYFKNIVKTLTNKEITFDENELKLLKENPLEFISFSYYMSNTVSTDPNQEKTQGNLTSAGKNPFLKATDWGWQIDPIGLRYVLNQLWDRYEVPLFISENGIGVLETLNEENAVNDDYRIDYLSKHIEQIDLALKDGVDVFGYTMWTPIDLVSASTCEMAKRYGLIFVDYDDYHNGTGNRYPKKSFNWFKEFIKTKEI
- a CDS encoding glucose PTS transporter subunit IIA, which gives rise to MEIKIYAPVDCEVLTIDKCSDKAFSQKLLGDGLLIKPKKGNFTLPFDEAKTIMVFDTKHAYGFDISGVGILIHCGLETVNLNGEPFSTSLQPNQTVKKGEKIFDVDLKILKNKNISSETPIVFDKNVKIKNLREGSYKQGELICNIEFLNENKDQEIKIDSLEDFFNVKNKYQKIAFDINKCVGNKENYKNVYNCMTRLRFQIKNKELVNEEELQKISLVKQLVWNGAELQVIIGQEVYKVKDEVVAQNEFVESVVKDANKEKKSIIGKFMQLIGGTLIRQIPVMTGCGIIQALMALLVIGGIMPSIVTSGTPGEGQISLFDPNLNAGWVALFIIARSATYFAGIVVAYSASEYFGLNPILGITIGIILSSPLIFLYGGPNGIGEEKLWINLGELNTNNIPFNNITRIFKIAPLGTKVFVIMPVIWIASKINTWVLKWMPTALDLMFRPFILFLVCSLVGFFLFAPVWYTFEALFGALMYYVTSAPLGIGVGIYVGMWQLCVIFGLHGPLGIAAQVEYLSNGGWSYLAIGGSVSVWAQVGALIGVAIITRDSVLKNQAWGMVPMGLLGITEPILYGINLPKKRPLIAGIMAAFIAGAFMNWMGVSMRAQTGIGVFEAIGFFADPTMGGTATLGGLQNGLFYIFGCLLSVGSAIGITMLIYKERFEEKSLVAKTTRKMFKYVVKEKDFEKELAKNLKENLNEISQTYTKEENKFIKEQEKNIQQYLKLVAKINEKNIQNDEKIEKCYKEGKKAIKSNNNSKALLMKEKIDSLSKLDLSDLEREKNELKSKIDFNGINEIKNQKLKLINAIVDKVEKENNVDLSKYKNEYSKDVDSLLLNYAL
- a CDS encoding glycoside hydrolase family 1 protein → MTKKLEFPSNFLWGGATAASQIEGAYNVDGKSLSAIEMIPFIELKDRKDLSQTRKLTTQDLLDSIENKKGLHYPKRFGIDFYHKYKEDIALFKEAGMKVFRMSVAWTRIFPNGDETEPNRKGLEFYKNVFEECKKQGLEIMVTINHFDMPFSIIQKYGGWKNRQVIDMYFKYSKTLIDEFHSYVRYWLPFNEINLGVLFSAMGLEGNNEEKSLAERLAGTYQDLHNQFVAQAKFIEYSKKFSNTKVGCMVADTTTYAIDCNPVNVLENQRKEQMKKFFYYDVMTKGEYPSYSKRYFKENGINIVKEKTDDELLKNNTVEFLSFSYYMSSTIAKEEVELTEGNLMKMGKNPFLVATEWGWQIDPIGLRYCLNQLWDRYHLPLFISENGMGVLETLNENNTVDDDYRIEYLSRHFEQMSEAIKDGVNLFGYTMWTPIDVVSAGSNEMSKRYGLIFVDYDDYHRGTGNRFKKKSFTWFQNFMKTSEV
- a CDS encoding glycoside hydrolase family 1 protein, producing the protein MNKFPKDFLWGASTSAYQFEGAIKQGGKVSSIMDRFDEQPSYPKGITGFKEASDHYNHWKEDVKLMSEMGFKSYRFSISWPRIIKNKEGEINKEGIKFYNDLIDELFKHKIEPIVTMFHFDIPDFIQEIGGVCTNEFTKQFEIYSEVLFKNFGSKIKYWLTINELNMFALAGQIIGVVPSDQKINSWQLMHHLNVAQAKAIVLCRKICPSAKIGPAPNISTVYPDSNKPLDYVAKLNLDMVRNWVYLDIVCRGEYSPIFINGLKKMGLEITITEEEKQILKNSKPDFIAFNYYSTMTVKMPTEESLKNTKKDQQQGLSMPGFGESVKNDKLEKTQFGWEIDPVGFRNTLREVYDRYQLPIMITENGIGARDVLEEDGKIHDNYRIEYYEKHIQQMALAIADGVEMIGYMPWSAIDLVSTHEGISKRYGFVYVNRDEFDLKDMKRYKKDSFHWYKELIKNNGENI
- the gyrA gene encoding DNA gyrase subunit A, which gives rise to MSEKNLEHNHGIIKGIDIAAEVRKDFLEYSMSVIVSRALPDLKDGLKPVHRRIIYAMNDLGITADKPHKKSARIVGEVIGKYHPHGDTAVYDSMVRMAQDFSYRYPLVDGHGNFGSIDGDGAAAMRYTEARLAKVSNFIIKDIDMNTVPFVDNYDASEREPAYLTGYFPNLLANGAMGIAVGMATSIPPHNLREVISAIHAFIDNKDITIDEILDNHIMGPDFPTGALMTNGIRMREGYKTGRGAVTIRAKVALEENDRHARFIITEIPYQTNKAKLIERIAELVKTKQLEGISDIRDESNYEGIRIVIELRRDSNPDVVLSKLYKFTNLQTTYSLNLLSLHNNIPVLLDLKSIIKHYVDFQINVIIKRSIFEKDKIEKRFHILEALDTALDNIDAIVNILRNSPESNEAKMKLTEAFGFDEEQNKAILDMRLQRLVGLERGKIQQEMAQIKERIDYLTLLISDETEQNNVLKNQLSEIAEKFGDNRRTETIDEGLMDIEDEELIPDVKTMILLSDEGYIRRVDPEEFRVQKRGGRGVSVNSSNEDPIVIATMGKMRDWVLFFTNSGKVFRTKAYNIRQYSRTARGLPIVNFLNGLTAGDKITAILPLRNVKEKMNYLTFITEKGMIKKTDISLFDNINKNGKIAINLKEDDQLVTVFATTGEDTIFVANKSGKVIRIQENIVRPLSRTASGVKAIKLDENDVVVGAVTSFGIENITTISSKGSFKKTNIDEYRISGRNGKGIKVMNLNEKTGDFKSIIAARETDLVCIISTDGNLIKTKASDIPVLGRAAAGVRGIRLSEGNKIQAVMLEYRKHGEENQEFEED